A window of Acropora muricata isolate sample 2 chromosome 3, ASM3666990v1, whole genome shotgun sequence contains these coding sequences:
- the LOC136912195 gene encoding uncharacterized protein isoform X1: protein MSEFLNTFLNKFHEEACSFRVTSSEVMDVESAVLQGLSTVLDKGQTLRFESIRKAATIPASGEDPVVTYRDLFSVEKILPVGSFYEGTKLILPNQFDFNIKVNVGEIDIHQGCRPGRVQVTFESGHQQSLQSLYTVFSGMLDASLKSLTDAEKRITRETGTLHILSTFTYPFQGSCLNLKWKRANDVLEIRVKIMPSIPCTDTFVEEIAKGDNFPSLFHQLVKDLGCFLVPKTCPGDCGECFHVSFAQAELHLMQSLDEVHRKCYRLVKWLLCSHILESYKVKMAILDHVYNSKCRSQDSTSECVLAVLESLLNNYNDLKMPSFFLRSCCLITNGEGTISSGLDYLIDASGLDMSKIIVKQPEFTDLHSEEKYDWLDMFASYEFQRRCISLMISMLRYLADEEELPRLCSMFTAFLVFFDTEIAALSIPGLDGVPCKIARPTPRDWRDKVPNLSRRIFIPAFSLMRHEIQAILGPTFSSPAVSSTTPIPLCLPSPVMGFSQGSIGSVIWKDPNGDLFLRQGAMCYFDELRGGSWSPRAFGKMSFVDNFKEFYDSYLSRLLCCSQGLPRAQLVRGGSLKVGPSDESSDSEEIPDFQGPFQYNVRYDGEAFMEKIVSRWNYKRCLIRFLVNRMLGSIDLKKSERP from the coding sequence ATGAGTGAGTTTCTGAACACGTTTCTCAACAAATTTCATGAAGAGGCCTGCAGCTTTCGCGTAACTTCGTCCGAAGTCATGGATGTTGAGTCAGCTGTTCTTCAAGGGCTGTCAACAGTTCTTGATAAAGGTCAGACTCTGAGATTTGAATCTATCCGCAAGGCTGCAACCATTCCTGCAAGTGGGGAAGATCCAGTTGTAACATATAGAGACCTTTTCTCAGTTGAAAAAATCCTACCTGTTGGGAGCTTCTACGAAGGAACTAAACTCATTCTTCCAAACCAGTTTGACTTCAACATTAAGGTGAATGTTGGTGAAATTGATATCCACCAAGGATGCAGACCAGGTCGTGTACAGGTCACGTTTGAAAGTGGCCATCAGCAAAGTCTCCAAAGTCTTTATACGGTGTTCTCTGGAATGCTCGATGCATCGTTAAAATCTTTGACAGATGCTGAGAAGAGGATAACAAGAGAAACAGGCACATTGCACATACTATCAACGTTCACGTATCCGTTTCAAGGATCATGTCTTAATTTAAAATGGAAACGAGCCAACGATGTGTTGGAAATTCGCGTGAAAATCATGCCATCAATTCCATGTACCGATACATTTGTTGAGGAGATCGCAAAAGGCGACAATTTCCCATCACTTTTCCACCAGTTGGTCAAAGACCTGGGCTGCTTTCTGGTACCTAAAACGTGTCCAGGAGACTGCGGGGAATGTTTTCATGTTTCCTTTGCTCAAGCAGAGCTTCATCTCATGCAATCCCTGGATGAAGTACATCGCAAATGTTATCGATTGGTGAAGTGGCTCCTTTGCAGTCATATTTTAGAATCTTACAAGGTCAAGATGGCTATTCTAGACCACGTTTATAATTCAAAGTGCCGATCACAAGACAGCACCTCTGAATGCGTTTTAGCGGTGCTTGAGTCGCTGCTTAACAACTACAATGATCTTAAAATGCCGTCCTTCTTTTTGAGGTCGTGCTGCTTGATCACAAATGGCGAGGGAACGATAAGTTCCGGCTTGGATTATCTTATTGATGCCTCTGGACTTGACATGTCAAAAATAATAGTGAAGCAACCGGAATTTACCGATCTTCACAGTGAGGAAAAGTATGATTGGCTCGACATGTTTGCGTCGTACGAATTTCAGAGACGATGCATCAGTTTAATGATAAGCATGCTTCGCTACCTTGCCGATGAAGAAGAGTTACCGCGTTTGTGTAGCATGTTCACAGCTTTTCTCGTCTTTTTTGACACTGAAATTGCGGCACTTTCCATTCCCGGATTAGACGGTGTTCCATGTAAGATCGCCAGACCAACACCAAGGGATTGGAGAGACAAGGTACCTAATTTGTCGAGGAGGATCTTCATTCCTGCATTTTCTCTGATGCGTCACGAAATCCAAGCAATTCTTGGACCAACATTTTCATCTCCTGCTGTATCTTCTACTACGCCCATACCCTTGTGCCTGCCGAGCCCAGTTATGGGATTCTCTCAAGGATCTATTGGTTCTGTTATATGGAAAGATCCTAATGGAGATCTCTTTTTGCGTCAGGGAGCTATGTGCTATTTTGATGAATTACGAGGTGGTTCTTGGAGCCCACGTGCATTTGGCAAGATGTCCTTCGTCGACAACTTCAAGGAATTCTATGATTCTTATCTCTCGCGCCTACTCTGTTGTAGTCAAGGGCTTCCAAGAGCCCAACTGGTTAGAGGAGGTAGTCTGAAAGTTGGCCCCTCAGACGAGAGTTCAGATAGCGAAGAGATCCCAGACTTTCAAGGACCATTTCAATACAATGTGCGCTATGACGGAGAGGCATTtatggaaaaaattgtttcccGCTGGAATTACAAACGTTGTCTCATCCGATTCCTTGTTAATAGAATGCTAGGCTCAATCGATTTAAAGAAAAGTGAAAGGCCATAG